TTCACCGTCGGCGACGAGGACAACGAGGACATCTACCACTTGGCGCGGCGCCTGTTCCGCCTCAACGGCCGCCATCACGAACTGGTGCTGCTGCGCCAGCTCACCGCCGAGCTGCGGCGGCAGGAAGTGCAGACCTGGAAGAAGGTGATCCGGGTCATCAGCCACGAGCTCAACAATTCGCTGGCGCCGATCGCCTCGCTCGCCCATTCCGGCGCCGAGCTGGTGCGGCGCGGCCAGTACGACAAGCTGCCCACCGCGCTGAACACCATCGAGGAACGCGCGCGCCATCTGGAAGGCTTCATCCGCGACTACGCGCGTTTCGCCAAGCTGCCGGCGCCGCGGCTGGAAGCGGTGGAGTGGTCGCGCTTCCTGGCCCAGCTGCGCAGCCAGGTCGACTTCGTCTACGACGGCCGCGCCGCGCGCGGCCAGGAAGGCGTGGCGCGCTTCGACGCGGCGCAGATGGAGCAGAGCCTGCTCAACCTGCTCAAGAACGCGCACGAGTCCGGCTCCAAGCCCGAAGACGTGCACCTGGTGCTGCGGCGCACGCCCACGGCCTGGCGCATCGACGTGCTCGACCGCGGCACCGGCATGAACGACGCGGTGCTGGCCAACGCGCTGCTGCCGTTCTATTCGACCAAGCGCAACGGCACCGGCCTGGGTCTGGCGCTGGCGCGCGAGATCGCGGAGGCGCACGGCGGGCGCATCGCGCTGCTCAACCGCGAAGGCGGAGGGCTGTGCGTGTCGATGCTGATTCCGGACTGACCCAGCCCCCCTCTTCTTAAGTTCCCCCCTTTGAAAATGGGGGCTAGGAGGGATTTGCTGTTGCTGTTGCTTAGATCAACGGCAAAAGCCAAAGCCAAAGCAAATCCCCCCTAACCCCCTTTTTCAAAGGGGGGAACTGGGAAAGGGGAGAATGAGAGTTAACTCAGCTCTTGGGCTTCTTCACCGGCCGCTTCCACCCATCCACCGTGCTCTGCCGCGCGCGCGCAACGGTGAGCTTGCCGGCCGGCGCGTCCTTGCCGATCACCGAGCCGGCGCCGATGGTCGCGCCTTCGCCTATGGTCACCGGCGCCACCAGCGAAGAGTTTGAACCGATGAAGGCGCTGTCGCCGATGGTGGTGGTGGACTTGTTCACGCCGTCGTAGTTGCAGGTGATGGTGCCGGCGCCGATGTTGACGCCGCTGCCGATCACCGCATCGCCCAGATAGGCCAGATGGTTGGCCTTGCTGGTCACGCCCAGGCGCGCGTTCTTGGTTTCGACGAAGTTGCCGATATGCACGCCGTCGGCCAGCACCGTGCCGGGGCGCAGGCGCGCGTAGGGGCCGATGTGGGCCGCGCCCTCCACCACCACGCCGTCCAGATCGCAGTGCGCGCGCACCTCGGTGCCCGGGCCCAGCTTGACGTCCTTGAGTCGGCAGAACGGGCCGATGCGCACGCCGTCGGCCAGCTCCACCCGGCCTTCGAACACCACGTCCACGTCGATCTCCACGTCGCGGCCCACCGTGACTTCGCCGCGCTGGTCGTAGCGGTTCGGGTCGGCCAGGCGCGCGCCCTGCACGCAGACCGCGCGCGCGGCGCGGCGCTGGAACGCGCGCTCCATCTGCGCCAGCTGCCAGGGGTCGTTGACGCCTTCGACCTCGATCGGATCGCTCACGTGCACCATCTCGGCCGCGCTGAATTCGGCCGCGGCCGCGGCGAACACGTCGGTGAGGTAGTACTCGCCCTGGGCATTGTCGTTGCCCAGGTGCTGCAGCCAGCGCCGCAGCGGTTCGCCGTCGACGACCAGGATGCCGGTGTTGACGGTGCGGATCTGGCGCTGCTCCTCGTCGGCGTCCTTGTGCTCGACGATCTGACCGACGCGGCCTTCGGCATCGCGCAGGATGCGGCCGTAGCCAGTGGGATCGGCCAGGTCGGCCACCAGCACTGCCAAGCGGCCCGGCGCGGCGAGCAGGCGGCGCAAGGTGTCGGCGGTGATCAGCGGCACGTCGCCGTAGAGCACCAGCACGCGCGCGTCCTGCGGCACGCCGGGCATGGCCTGCTGCACGGCGTGGCCGGTGCCCAGGCGCTGCGTCTGTTCGGCCCAGTGCAGATCGGTCTGCTCGGCGAAGGCCGCGCGTACCTGCTCGCCGCCATGACCGTAGACCACGTGGATGCCGGCCGAGTCCAGCGCGCGCGCGGTGTCGATGACGTGCGCGAGCATCGGCCGTCCGCCGACTTTCTGCAGCACCTTGGCGGTGTCGGACTTCATGCGCTTGCCCTCGCCGGCGGCGAGGATGACGACATGCAAAGGGGCGGCCATGCGGACTCCAGGAGACGGTTGCGCGTTCAGTAAGCAGTGATTCTAGCCGCGGCGGCCCTGCTAGGATGCGGCGGTGCCCCATCCCCCCGCGCTCCCCCGCCGCCATCGCCCCCTGCCCGCGCGGAGCGGCGCCCGATGAGCCTGAGCCGGCAGGGCCGCCACTACCTGATCATCGGCCTGATCCAGTGGCTGCTGGACTGGGGCGTGATGGTCGCGCTCAGCCACTCCGGCATGCCGGTGGAGCCGGCCAACATCGCCGGCCGCGTCAGCGGCGCGCTGCTGGGGTTCTGGCTCAACGGCCGCATCACCTTCGCCGGCGACGACACCAAGATCGGCCGGCGCCAGTTCGGCCGCTTCCTGGGCATGTGGATCGCGACCACGCTGGCCAGCACCTGGGCCATGGGCGCGATCGACGACGCGGTGGGCCTGCAGTGGACCTGGCTGGCCAAGCCGGCGGTGGAACTGATGCTGGGGGGTATCGGGTTCTTGCTGTCGCGGCATTGGATTTATCGGCGCTGAGGGGGCCTCGGCGTACAGGATTGCGCCGGCCATGGGATATGGCGGTCGCGGCTCGCGCCGCTCCTACCCCAAAGCAGCCGATCCGCACTGTAGGAGCTGCGCGAGCTGCGACAGCGACACCACGACGGCCGTTGCGATTCCGCTGCGCAGACAACCGAAACGAAAAACGCCGGCACTGGGCCGGCGTTTCGTGGGCGACGCTTGCGCGCTCGCTCAGTGCTTCATGTTCTTGCGCAGGCGCTCCAGCGCCTGCAGCTGGGCCATGGCCTGGGCCAGCTGGGCCTGGGCCTCGGCCACGTCCATCTGCGGGCCGCGGTTGGCCAGCATGCGCTCGGCTTCTTCCTTGGCGGCGCGCACGGCGGCCTCGTCGATGTCCTGGGCGCGGATCGCGGTGTCGGCCAGCACGGTGACCACCTGCGGCTGCACTTCCAGGATGCCGCCGGACACGGCGAAATCCAGGTGTTCGCCGCTGGGCAGGGTCACCACGACCTTACCGGGCTTGAGCCGGGTGATCAGCGGCGCGTGGCGCGGCGCGATGCCGAGCTCGCCGATTTCACCGGTGGCGACCAGCATCGTCGCCTCGCCGTGGAAGATCTCTTCCTCGGCGCTGACGATGTCGCAACGGAAAGTGGTTGCCATAAGAAAACGCCTCTATTCATTGTCCCCCTCTCCCGCAGCGCGGGAGAGGAAACCGCGGTATCAGCCCACGCCCATCTTCTTGGCCTTCTCGACCGCTTCTTCGATGCCGCCGACCATGTAGAACGCCTGCTCCGGCAGGTGGTCGTACTCGCCTTCGACGATGCCCTTGAAGCCGCGGATGGTGTCCTTCAGCGACACGTACTTGCCGGGGGCGCCGGTGAACACTTCGGCCACGTGGAACGGCTGCGAGAAGAAGCGCTCGATCTTGCGCGCGCGGGCCACGGCGGTCTTGTCTTCTTCCGACAGCTCGTCCATGCCCAGGATCGCGATGATGTCCTTGAGCTCCTTGTACTTCTGCAGGGTCGACTGCACGCGACGGGCGGTGTCGTAGTGCTCGGCGCCGACCACGTTCGGGTCGAGCTGCCGCGAGGTCGAGTCCAGCGGGTCCACGGCCGGGTAGATGCCCAGCGAGGCGATGTTACGGCTCAGCACGACGGTGGCGTCGAGGTGGGCGAAGGTGGTCGCCGGCGACGGGTCGGTCAGGTCGTCCGCGGGCACGTACACGGCCTGGATCGAGGTGATCGAACCGGTCTTGGTCGAGGTGATGCGCTCCTGCAGCACGCCCATTTCCTCGGCCAGGGTCGGCTGGTAGCCCACCGCCGACGGCATGCGGCCCAGCAGCGCCGACACTTCGGTACCGGCCAGGGTGTAGCGGTAGATGTTGTCGACGAAGAACAGCACGTCGCGGCCCTTGCCGTTGGCGTCCTTCTCGTCGCGGAAGTACTCGGCCATGGTCAGGCCGGTCAGCGCCACGCGCAGACGGTTGCCCGGCGGCTCGTTCATCTGGCCGTACACCATCGCCACCTTCGACTTCGACAGGTCTTCCTGCACGATGACGTTGGCGTCGGACATTTCGTGATAGAAGTCGTTGCCTTCGCGGGTACGCTCGCCCACGCCGGCGAACACCGACAGACCCGAATGCTCGGTCGCGATGTTGTTGATCAGCTCGAGCATGTTCACGGTCTTGCCCACGCCGGCGCCGCCGAACAGGCCGACCTTACCGCCCTTGGCGAAGGGGCACATCAGGTCGATGACCTTGATGCCGGTTTCCAGCAGCTCGTTGCCCGAGGACTGGTCGGCGTAGTCGGGAGCGGAGCGGTGGATTTCCCAATGCTCCTTGGCCTCGACCGGGCCGCGCTCGTCGATCGGCTCGCCGAGCACGTTCATGATGCGGCCCAGGGTGGCGGTGCCGACCGGCACGGCCACGGCGCGACCGGTGTTGGTGGCGATCAGGTTGCGCTTCAGGCCGTCGGTGGAGCCCAGCGCGATCGCGCGGACCACGCCGTCGCCGAGCTGCTGCTGCACTTCGAGCGTGATGGCGGTGTTTTCCACCTTCAGCGCGTCGTACACCTTCGGCACCGACTCGCGCGGAAACTCGACGTCGACGACCGCACCGATGATCTGAACGATCTTGCCCTGGCTGCTCATCTTTGATTCCTCAGTAACTTTTAATGCTGCTCGTGGTCGCGGGCCCTGCGGCCGCGCCCACCGGATGGGTTAGACCGCCGCGGCGCCGCCGACGATTTCGGAGATTTCCTGGGTGATCGCAGCCTGGCGGGCCTTGTTGTAGACCAGGTTCAGCGTGCCGATCAGCTTGGTCGCGTTGTCGCTGGCGGCCTTCATCGCCACCATGCGCGCGGCATGCTCGGAGGCCACGTTTTCCAGCACCGCCTGGTACACCAGCGACTCGATGTAGCGGGTCAGCACGTGGTCCAGCACGGTCTGCGCGTCGGGCTCGTAGATGTAGTCCCAGTCGTGCTTGGCGACCTGCGTCTCCGGTTCCGGCAGCGGCAGCAGCTGATCGAA
This portion of the Lysobacter silvisoli genome encodes:
- a CDS encoding sensor histidine kinase, which translates into the protein MRWLQRLPLSLIYGAIAAAYLVVGAALAVWLATLLPQPWMGAALAAALLLPLLVYHVRRAFAPMNSLFRALAGSVASYRDGDYSFGLSWNGKGDLGELVASHNLLGEALREQRLTLVQRELLLDTMVQNTPVAMLLVDPSRRIVHANLAARKMLGEGRRLEGQSFEELLMRAPEPVREAFERGGDGMFTVGDEDNEDIYHLARRLFRLNGRHHELVLLRQLTAELRRQEVQTWKKVIRVISHELNNSLAPIASLAHSGAELVRRGQYDKLPTALNTIEERARHLEGFIRDYARFAKLPAPRLEAVEWSRFLAQLRSQVDFVYDGRAARGQEGVARFDAAQMEQSLLNLLKNAHESGSKPEDVHLVLRRTPTAWRIDVLDRGTGMNDAVLANALLPFYSTKRNGTGLGLALAREIAEAHGGRIALLNREGGGLCVSMLIPD
- the glmU gene encoding bifunctional UDP-N-acetylglucosamine diphosphorylase/glucosamine-1-phosphate N-acetyltransferase GlmU, with the translated sequence MAAPLHVVILAAGEGKRMKSDTAKVLQKVGGRPMLAHVIDTARALDSAGIHVVYGHGGEQVRAAFAEQTDLHWAEQTQRLGTGHAVQQAMPGVPQDARVLVLYGDVPLITADTLRRLLAAPGRLAVLVADLADPTGYGRILRDAEGRVGQIVEHKDADEEQRQIRTVNTGILVVDGEPLRRWLQHLGNDNAQGEYYLTDVFAAAAAEFSAAEMVHVSDPIEVEGVNDPWQLAQMERAFQRRAARAVCVQGARLADPNRYDQRGEVTVGRDVEIDVDVVFEGRVELADGVRIGPFCRLKDVKLGPGTEVRAHCDLDGVVVEGAAHIGPYARLRPGTVLADGVHIGNFVETKNARLGVTSKANHLAYLGDAVIGSGVNIGAGTITCNYDGVNKSTTTIGDSAFIGSNSSLVAPVTIGEGATIGAGSVIGKDAPAGKLTVARARQSTVDGWKRPVKKPKS
- a CDS encoding GtrA family protein — its product is MSLSRQGRHYLIIGLIQWLLDWGVMVALSHSGMPVEPANIAGRVSGALLGFWLNGRITFAGDDTKIGRRQFGRFLGMWIATTLASTWAMGAIDDAVGLQWTWLAKPAVELMLGGIGFLLSRHWIYRR
- a CDS encoding F0F1 ATP synthase subunit epsilon, which gives rise to MATTFRCDIVSAEEEIFHGEATMLVATGEIGELGIAPRHAPLITRLKPGKVVVTLPSGEHLDFAVSGGILEVQPQVVTVLADTAIRAQDIDEAAVRAAKEEAERMLANRGPQMDVAEAQAQLAQAMAQLQALERLRKNMKH
- the atpD gene encoding F0F1 ATP synthase subunit beta codes for the protein MSSQGKIVQIIGAVVDVEFPRESVPKVYDALKVENTAITLEVQQQLGDGVVRAIALGSTDGLKRNLIATNTGRAVAVPVGTATLGRIMNVLGEPIDERGPVEAKEHWEIHRSAPDYADQSSGNELLETGIKVIDLMCPFAKGGKVGLFGGAGVGKTVNMLELINNIATEHSGLSVFAGVGERTREGNDFYHEMSDANVIVQEDLSKSKVAMVYGQMNEPPGNRLRVALTGLTMAEYFRDEKDANGKGRDVLFFVDNIYRYTLAGTEVSALLGRMPSAVGYQPTLAEEMGVLQERITSTKTGSITSIQAVYVPADDLTDPSPATTFAHLDATVVLSRNIASLGIYPAVDPLDSTSRQLDPNVVGAEHYDTARRVQSTLQKYKELKDIIAILGMDELSEEDKTAVARARKIERFFSQPFHVAEVFTGAPGKYVSLKDTIRGFKGIVEGEYDHLPEQAFYMVGGIEEAVEKAKKMGVG